The following is a genomic window from Desulfofarcimen acetoxidans DSM 771.
TGCAATTGTAAAAGATGCTTATCACCGGAAATAATATAATTTGATTTTCCTTCAATGGCACATTCAATAATTTTGTTATCATCCGGGTCTGCCGAAATAACATTAATTTTGTTTGTGGGACTTGCAAAAACAATATGGGGCAATAATCTTCCTACGAAACCATCGGTTTCCTGATCTGTAAAGCCAAGTTTGGGGTATTTGACAACCCTGTAAAACTCACTCAGAATTTGTGCAGAAAGGCACAGTTCCAGGGTGGATTCCAATACCATCTTGATAATGGCTGCTTCCGCACCGTTCCATCCCAGGGCTGAAATAAGGACATTGGTATCAACTGTTATCCTCATTTTTTGCTTTCTCCCCGTGCCCACTTTATCGCTTCCTCAACATCATCAGAGGTTATTCCTTCCCTCTCAAATCTTTCCCTAATCGGTCTCGCAAAATTATCGAAATCATTGGGAGGCATCATCTTCTTAATTTCCACTCGAGGCCCTTTTTTTTCAAAAAGGATGTAATCCCCTTCTTTAACATTAAGTGCTTTCCTTAGTTCCAGGGGAACTGTTATCTGCCCTTTAGTGGTTATTCTAGCAATGTAAAATTGATCCATAATAAACACCTCTGCGGTAATAATATCTTACTTTATACTATAATATCTCTAATCTTACATGTCAAACACTGCCTTAATCCTAATTTAATTCTTTTTTATAGGTGTCCAACGGTTTTTGTCCCTTTGCCTGTATTTGTTCATCATGTTGATGAAGGCTTCCTCTATATCAATGTTTAGAGAGTTGGCGTAGCAAATTATAATGAACAGTATATCTGCCAGTTCACTGGCCAGATCACCTGGTTGTTCTTCCGGTTTCTTAGGCTTTTGACCATAACGGTGGTTTACTTCTCTGGCCAGTTCACCTACTTCTTCTGTTAACCGGGCCAGCATGGACAAG
Proteins encoded in this region:
- a CDS encoding nucleotide pyrophosphohydrolase, whose amino-acid sequence is MDIKDMQKEVDGWISQFEEGYWHPLSMLARLTEEVGELAREVNHRYGQKPKKPEEQPGDLASELADILFIIICYANSLNIDIEEAFINMMNKYRQRDKNRWTPIKKN
- a CDS encoding putative toxin-antitoxin system toxin component, PIN family, whose translation is MRITVDTNVLISALGWNGAEAAIIKMVLESTLELCLSAQILSEFYRVVKYPKLGFTDQETDGFVGRLLPHIVFASPTNKINVISADPDDNKIIECAIEGKSNYIISGDKHLLQLHEYKGIQILRAPEFLQIASG
- a CDS encoding AbrB/MazE/SpoVT family DNA-binding domain-containing protein gives rise to the protein MDQFYIARITTKGQITVPLELRKALNVKEGDYILFEKKGPRVEIKKMMPPNDFDNFARPIRERFEREGITSDDVEEAIKWARGESKK